The window ATTTTATCTAATAAAGAATTAATTTCTTGTTTTGTTGCCTTTTTTAAATATTGTAAAATGTTCCTTGGATCTGTTCAATTATATAATTTTTTAAATTGAGAAGTTTCTTTTTTAATAATGCCATATTTTTTTAAACCATCTTTTAATAATTCACCAATTTTAGTATCTTGTAAAGCAGCAGTTAATAATCTAATTAATTTTAACATTAAACAATTTATTAAATTTTAATTAATAAATTTACTTAATATTTTGTAAAAACATTTCTTTTGCACTTATTCAATTTAAACATGGTCGGAGTTTATCATTTATAACATTAACTACTCAATCTATTCTTTTCTGATTAACATTATTAAAATCAGTGTCCTTAGGAAAGCGTTTTCTAAATTCACGGTTAATTCTTTCAATTAAGGGTTTTTGTTTTGGTGAACCAGGGTCACAATAATAAACATTAGAACCAGTAATCTTTTCCATCTCTTCAAATTTACTAAATTCTTTTCCGCGATCTGTTATTATTCCTTTAATTTTTCCAACTAAACCATTAATTCTAACTAATTCTTCAAGTTTTTCTAAAACTTCATTAGCAGTATGATTTTCTAATTTCATAGCAAAGTATTTTTTACTTGATTGTTCTACTAAAACTAAAACAGCAGATTTATGGTCTTTTCCAATAACTGTATCCGCTTCAAGTCATCCAACATTAGATTCTTTATTTTCAATATCTCATATTGATTTAAATCTTTCATCTAATTTGCCACGATTATCAGGTCTTTTCTTTGTTCTATTTTTTCTACCACCATTTAATAAATTTTTCTTTAACAAACCCAAAAGACCTAAAAAAATTCATTTATAAAATGTTTTAACACAAGCGGGAAATTTGATACCAAACTTTATTAAAAATCGTTGAATAATTTCTGCTGGTGAATCATGATAAACATTAAATCTCAGATGAATAAAATTTAATTGTTCTTTTGTAAATGTAGGTAGTTTTTTAATA is drawn from Spiroplasma citri and contains these coding sequences:
- a CDS encoding IS30 family transposase encodes the protein MKDYTHLKYDERNLFKDLFLSDSCKKKNGTLNLSEIARQTNRSVNTVKREIKRFKNIEDYTAIEAQKDYYKKRKKCIKKLPTFTKEQLNFIHLRFNVYHDSPAEIIQRFLIKFGIKFPACVKTFYKWIFLGLLGLLKKNLLNGGRKNRTKKRPDNRGKLDERFKSIWDIENKESNVGWLEADTVIGKDHKSAVLVLVEQSSKKYFAMKLENHTANEVLEKLEELVRINGLVGKIKGIITDRGKEFSKFEEMEKITGSNVYYCDPGSPKQKPLIERINREFRKRFPKDTDFNNVNQKRIDWVVNVINDKLRPCLNWISAKEMFLQNIK